The Streptomyces sp. 11x1 genomic sequence CGACGCCGAGGAGGCGAATGCCTCAGCGGCCCAAACCCTTCCTGCGAGTCGGCCATTCTCACTGGCTTCCCGCCGTACACATCATGCCATCGCAGGCACTATGGCCGTCATTACGCTCCTGGCCGGGGGACGCTGGGTATCCCATATCGAGGCTGGTCCCGTCTACATCACCGACGTACTGCTGGCTGCCGCCGTTCTGCACACGGTGTGTTCCCGCCTCCTGGTCAAGCACCACTCGGGTAGCAACCAGGGGCCCGGTGTCCTGGTCGGACTGGTGGTTCTCGCCACGCTGGTTCGCGTCATCCCGTCCGAGGGGGAGGCGCTACTGATCGCACGCGACGCGGCGCCTTTCGTCTATGTGGCCGTCGCCTACCTCTCGGCAAGGGGATATCTCCTTGCGGGTGAGCCCGACCGGCGGCGGACGGCCCGGCTTGTCCACGGTGCACTGGTGATCCACTTGTGCTGGGTGGCGTGCGTGGTTCTGGTGCCCGACCTCTCATCGGCGCTCAGCGAGTCCTGGAGCGGTCCGATCCTGGAAGTGAGATCGGATCTCGACACAGCGTTGCTCGGCATCCTGGCGGGAGTGTCGATCCTTCGGTTCCGCCGCAAGGAGGGGACCTGGATGAGTGCATCGCTGGCCGGAGCCTCAGTGGCTCTGGCTCTCACCATGCACTCCAGAGCAGGTCTGCTTGCCTGCGGAATCTGCGTCGTGGCCGCCATGGCCGGCGGTACCAACAGGAACGCCGGGGCTTCGGTTCGCACGGTGGCTCTCGGTGTGTCGGCGGTGATTCTGCTGATCGCGCTGCTTCCGAGCAGCCCGGCCGCTCAGCGCCTGATCGCGACTGTGGACCGGACAGCAGCCTCGCAGACGCTCGCCGTCAGTGCCGAAGGGACCTCGAACGCAAGGAAGGTGGCGTGGGAAAGGGTCATCAGATTCACGCTCGCCGAACCGGCCCGGGTAATGATCGGTGTCGGCTTCGGACCTGACTTCCTGAAGGACGCGGATGCCGATCTGACGCTCGGTTCGCAGACCTACCAGAGGGTACGTTCCCCGCACAACTACCTCCTGACCGCTTTTGCGCGGCTCGGTCTCCTCGGACTGACCGTGATCGCTGCGCTTCTGGCCACAGTCCTCGCCGCCGCGATCAGGGAGCTGTGGGCACGGCATCAGCCGGACGAACTCACCTTCATGTGTGTGCTCGTGGTGATGTCCCTGTTCGTCATTGCGATGCTGGGGGTTGTGCTGGAGTCTCCGTTCGGCGCAGTCCCCTTCTTCTGGGCCGGGGGAGTACTCCTGGCTCGCCGCCATCAGCGGCGACGCTCCTCGGCGAGAACAGCTCACGTGGCCCCGTCAGTCCCATACCGAGGGCGGCGCCTCATCGGAGCCCCTCCGGAGGGCGCCGGATCCCTGGCAGCGGTGGCCGAGTCGGCTCCTTCCCTCCCCATGGAGCCGACTGCGCGGGCTGTGCGTCAGCGGTGACCGGCCAGAGGAAGTGACATCGATGAGCTCATCGCCCCGTGAAAGCTCGGAGACCGAGGCCCCCGACGTGTCCGCAGTCGGATCCAGGGCCTCCCTACAGGTCGTCCTGAGATCGTTAACCGCAAAGGCCGTTGTGCTCGTTCTGGGGGGAGCCGCCACACTGCTGTCGGCGCGCAGTGTGGTCGAGACTCTCGGTATTGCCGGCTATGCGCTCGTCGCCCTGGTCAGTACGTTGCCGACGCTGCTCGCGGTCTGTGACCTCGGGGTCGGAGCCGCCGTGATTGACGCCTTCTCCAGCCGTGACCGTGAACACATGCTCCGCACCATCACCGCGGGCGCCCGGACGCTTCTGTGCGCGGGCTCAGCCATTGCCGTATGCGGAGTCCTGACGGCCGTCTCGGGAGCGACCGACTCACTGCTCGACAGCGCGTCCGGAGCGGATGTCGCCTCCTGCATCGCCGTCGTTGCCGTGCTGTTCGGCTGCAGCCTGCCTCTCAGCCTGGGCGGATCGGTGCTGGCGGGCCTGGGCCGCTATCACTTCGCCGTGCTGCTGCAAGGAGCCGGCACGGTGCTCGCATTGACCGTCGTACTGCTCGGAGCCGCGTATAACGCGCCCCCTGCGGT encodes the following:
- a CDS encoding O-antigen ligase family protein — translated: MAVITLLAGGRWVSHIEAGPVYITDVLLAAAVLHTVCSRLLVKHHSGSNQGPGVLVGLVVLATLVRVIPSEGEALLIARDAAPFVYVAVAYLSARGYLLAGEPDRRRTARLVHGALVIHLCWVACVVLVPDLSSALSESWSGPILEVRSDLDTALLGILAGVSILRFRRKEGTWMSASLAGASVALALTMHSRAGLLACGICVVAAMAGGTNRNAGASVRTVALGVSAVILLIALLPSSPAAQRLIATVDRTAASQTLAVSAEGTSNARKVAWERVIRFTLAEPARVMIGVGFGPDFLKDADADLTLGSQTYQRVRSPHNYLLTAFARLGLLGLTVIAALLATVLAAAIRELWARHQPDELTFMCVLVVMSLFVIAMLGVVLESPFGAVPFFWAGGVLLARRHQRRRSSARTAHVAPSVPYRGRRLIGAPPEGAGSLAAVAESAPSLPMEPTARAVRQR